In Clarias gariepinus isolate MV-2021 ecotype Netherlands chromosome 9, CGAR_prim_01v2, whole genome shotgun sequence, a single window of DNA contains:
- the ctu1 gene encoding cytoplasmic tRNA 2-thiolation protein 1, whose product MPIQCNSCVENRALLRRPKTGHSLCKSCFFWAFEEEIHQTIVSARLFNRGETVGIGASGGKDSTVLAHVLKVLNERYDYGLKLLLLSVDEGITGYRDDSLETVKRNQQQYDLPLTIVSYQELYGWTMDAIVKQVGLKNNCTFCGVFRRQALDRGAMMLNVDKICTGHNADDVAETVLMNVLRGDIARLRRCTAITTASDGEGAIPRCKPLKYAYEKEIVLYAYFKKLDYFSTECVYSPNAYRGYARTFLKDLEAVRPSAIIDIIHSGENLSVKEGVKMPVQGTCSRCGYISSQALCKSCVLLDGLNRGLPKLGIGKHHRLHDKILAQQALTKQEEKKLKAVDF is encoded by the exons ATGCCCATCCAGTGTAACAGCTGTGTAGAAAACCGAGCGCTGCTCAGACGCCCAAAAACCGGCCATTCCTTATGTAAATCCTGCTTCTTCTGGGCTTTTGAGGAAGAGATTCATCAAACCATTGTGTCGGCCCGGCTGTTTAATCGTGGGGAGACGGTTGGGATCGGAGCATCAGGAGGAAAGGACTCCACTGTATTAGCTCATGTTCTGAAAGTGCTGAATGAGCGATATGATTACGGCCTTAAGCTACTGCTGCTCTCGGTGGACGAGGGGATCACGGGATACCGCGACGATTCTCTAGAAACGGTGAAGAGAAACCAACAGCAGTACGATCTGCCTCTAACCATTGTGTCCTATCAAGAGTTATATGGTTGGACCATGGACGCCATCGTCAAACAAGTGGGCCTGAAGAACAACTGCACTTTTTGCGGCGTGTTTCGGAGGCAGGCGCTCGATCGGGGAGCTATGATGCTGAACGTGGACAAGATATGCACAG gtcacaatgCAGATGATGTGGCGGAGACGGTGCTGATGAATGTACTGCGTGGTGATATTGCTCGTCTGCGTCGCTGCACAGCAATCACCACAGCCAGTGATGGTGAAGGAGCAATTCCACGTTGCAAACCTCTCAAATATGcttatgaaaaagaaattgttcTCTATGCATACTTCAAAAAGCTTGACTACTTCTCTACTGAGTGTGTTTATTCACCCAATGCTTACCGTGGCTATGCACGTACCTTCCTCAAAGACCTTGAGGCTGTCAGGCCTAGTGCTATCATTGACATCATCCACTCGGGTGAGAACCTCTCTGTGAAGGAAGGAGTGAAGATGCCTGTGCAAGGAACATGTTCACGCTGTGGTTATATCTCCAGCCAGGCACTGTGCAAGTCTTGTGTACTGCTGGATGGCCTAAATCGAGGCTTGCCCAAACTTGGGATAGGCAAACACCACCGGCTTCATGACAAGATATTGGCCCAGCAGGCTTTAACAAAACAAGAGGAGAAGAAGCTAAAGGCAGTGGACTTTTAA